A genomic segment from Corylus avellana chromosome ca5, CavTom2PMs-1.0 encodes:
- the LOC132182635 gene encoding exopolygalacturonase-like: protein MGLELNVVTISLLLMLVSTANAARVFDVRNYGAKPNSDITKAVTRAWNDACAYQGSSKVLVPTATYRVGTVNFLGPCKGPIEFNVLGSIQSPGDPKYFKGDCWISFGKINHLTVSGKGDFDGQGQTAWGRSGCSKNSYCVRLPISLRFDFVTNSIVRDITSKNSKQFHINVFGSQNLTFDHVTIIAPHNSPNTDGIHIGRSTNIKVINSKISTGDDCISLGDGSRDILIKGVICGPGHGISVGSLGKYKNEQPVSGVRVIGCTLTNTQTGVRIKTWPQSYPGIATDMRFENIVMNNVDNPILIDQGYCPWNQCKSQLPSNIKISKVIFKSINGTSATKEAVEIICSAALPCRNLELRDINLKYNGKDGPATSRCVNVNNPLIGGYHNPPACTITTLKKKV from the exons ATGGGTTTAGAATTGAATGTTGTGACAATATCATTGCTATTAATGTTAGTATCCACTGCCAATGCAGCTCGTGTTTTTGATGTGAGAAATTATGGAGCAAAGCCTAATAGTGATATCACCAAG GCTGTGACAAGAGCTTGGAATGATGCATGTGCATATCAAGGCTCGAGTAAAGTTTTAGTTCCAACAGCAACATACAGGGTGGGCACAGTAAATTTTCTTGGCCCATGCAAGGGTCCTATAGAGTTTAATGTTCTAGGCAGCATCCAATCCCCAGGTGACCCAAAATACTTCAAGGGGGATTGTTGGATCAGTTTTGGAAAAATCAACCACTTAACTGTGTCAGGCAAGGGAGATTTCGATGGCCAGGGACAAACTGCTTGGGGTAGAAGTGGTTGTTCGAAAAATAGCTATTGCGTCCGCCTTCCCATT AGCCTCAGGTTCGACTTCGTCACCAATTCAATAGTTCGAGacataacatcaaaaaacaGCAAACAATTCCACATCAATGTCTTTGGGTCCCAAAATCTTACATTTGACCATGTTACCATCATAGCACCTCATAACAGCCCCAACACAGATGGAATTCACATCGGACGTTCAACCAATATTAAGGTGATTAATTCAAAGATTTCAACCGGTGATGATTGTATCTCCCTCGGTGACGGCTCTCGAGATATACTTATCAAGGGAGTCATCTGTGGACCTGGCCATGGTATCAGCGTAGGAAGTCTTGGTAAGTACAAGAATGAGCAGCCTGTGTCTGGGGTAAGAGTTATTGGCTGCACtctcacaaacacacaaactGGTGTGAGAATCAAAACATGGCCTCAATCTTATCCTGGTATTGCCACTGATATGCGTTTTGAGAACATTGTCATGAATAACGTCGACAATCCTATCCTCATAGACCAAGGGTACTGCCCATGGAATCAATGCAAATCACAG CTTCCTTCTAATATCAAGATCAGCAAAGTTATCTTCAAGAGCATAAATGGAACTTCTGCGACTAAAGAAGCTGTGGAGATCATTTGCAGTGCGGCACTACCATGTCGTAATTTGGAGCTTCGTGACATAAACCTCAAATACAATGGAAAAGATGGCCCTGCTACTTCTCGATGTGTTAATGTCAACAATCCCCTCATCGGTGGCTACCACAATCCTCCTGCTTGCACCATCACAACTCTTAAGAAGAAAGTTTAA